In Bacillota bacterium, one genomic interval encodes:
- a CDS encoding cation transporter: MKEAPDGKKLLTAFDRILIGDRDIGQPEERLRIGYIGGWSSIAGNAVLALLKFTIGLAVGSASLLANAVHTASDILTSAVIIIGFKLSSKEPDQKHPYGHGRIEYLVGLIIAMALIGVGIGFIIDAYRRLLSGVSMRPSLLAVIVAVFSVFLKELMYRFTANLGRLIESEALLADAWHHRSDAFTSLLVVAAVLGSYFRIGWLDAVGAFCIAGFIIYTGAEIAYRAVNKIIGVSPPAELLGRLEREALKIEGVMGVHDLEVHDYGMRKYISLHIKVDSNTTLHRAHEIVHRVQDSLEEKFNHRVTTHLDLHD; this comes from the coding sequence ATGAAAGAAGCTCCTGACGGGAAAAAATTACTGACAGCATTTGATCGTATTCTGATCGGTGATCGGGATATCGGTCAGCCTGAAGAAAGGTTGCGAATCGGATATATCGGTGGCTGGTCCAGTATTGCTGGCAATGCTGTCCTGGCCCTGTTGAAGTTTACTATCGGGTTGGCTGTCGGCAGTGCTTCGCTTCTGGCCAATGCCGTGCATACCGCCTCCGACATCCTCACTTCCGCTGTGATCATCATCGGTTTCAAACTTTCAAGCAAGGAACCGGATCAGAAGCACCCTTACGGGCATGGCCGGATCGAGTACCTGGTGGGATTGATCATCGCCATGGCCCTGATCGGAGTGGGGATTGGATTCATCATCGATGCTTACCGGCGCCTTCTTTCCGGTGTTTCAATGCGCCCAAGTTTGTTGGCTGTCATCGTGGCTGTTTTTTCGGTATTTCTGAAGGAGTTGATGTATCGGTTTACCGCAAACCTTGGCCGGTTGATCGAATCGGAGGCTTTGCTGGCCGATGCATGGCATCATCGCAGCGATGCTTTCACTTCACTTCTGGTGGTGGCGGCGGTTCTGGGCAGCTATTTCAGGATTGGCTGGCTTGATGCCGTGGGCGCTTTCTGTATAGCCGGCTTCATCATCTATACCGGTGCGGAGATTGCTTATCGTGCCGTAAACAAGATCATCGGTGTCTCGCCTCCTGCTGAATTGCTGGGGCGCCTTGAAAGGGAAGCATTGAAGATAGAAGGGGTTATGGGTGTGCACGATCTGGAAGTGCATGATTACGGCATGCGCAAATATATCTCCCTGCACATCAAAGTTGACAGCAACACTACTCTTCATCGGGCACACGAGATTGTTCACCGGGTGCAGGACAGCCTGGAAGAAAAATTCAACCATCGCGTGACCACCCATCTGGATCTTCACGACTGA